ctaattataaaactaattacacagacggaGACTAATTCgagagacaaatctattaaacctaattaatccatcattagcacatgtttacgatagcatcacattatcaaatcatggagtaattagacttaatagattcatcttgcaaattagcctccatctgtacaattgattttgtaattaattatatttaatactcctaattagtatctaaacatgatagaaattttagaaggacgtaaggaaccaaacaccccctacacCCCCTTACTCATGGCCTTGAATTAGAGCGGTGGTTGGCCTGGGCAACATCAGCAAATCAGCACCCAAACTTTTGAACTGGAAGTTAGTTCAGATCTGACCAGGGTTGGCCAGCTAAACTTCCCTGAAGCCGACAGATCCATGTCCGTGCATCCGGACGCAGTGTCCTCAGTTTGAATCTTGGAGTGGACTGCCTGTCAGTACAACGTCACACTTCATGTTCAGATCTGAAACCCCGGCTCGTTTTGGCGCCACCCTTGTTTTGCCTCTCGGCTGCGTTCACGACCTCTATTCCATCCCGTTGTCAAGACTCAAGGCTATGCACTGACGACGGCTGACGGATAACCTTAAAAAATATTCCACCGTCGCTAACGCTGCAGGTATCTGTGACCATCACGATCGATGGCGCAAGGATCGATAGCGTGAACATGGATCCATTCCGAGATGAAAATTTTAcagccttgtttttttttcttgtttctttttctttttacacgGTTGCAGCACAGAGATCAGCAGCAACTCGCCGGTGACCACTGACCACCGTTCACCGGAAATTGCTGgtgcctcgtcgtcgtcgctcgctGCACGTACAcagcaggacggcggcgggtaGAGGCACCGGCCGACAGGCGGAGGTCACGGGCGCAGGGCGCGCTTGGCAGTTGGCACGCAGCGAGTGAGTGCGTTCTCGGCTAAGTGGGCTTCAGATCCTGGAACATGGACTCCCAgcgcatctcctcctcctccatgtcgGCATAGCAGctggcgtcctcctcctcgtcgtcgcagCCGAGGGCTTCCGTGGTCGTGAGGCAGCCGGCGATGACGGCCGTGGCAGGCGGCGCGGGCAGCGCCTTTGCCGTCGCCGCGCAGCTGCTGGTGAGCAGGACGGGCTTGCTCACGTGATGCGCCAGCATcatcggcagcggcggcttcccgccgcgcggcgccacgggcgacggcgacgcgacgAGCTTGCCCCAGCTGTGCGCGACCctaccgccgcggcggcgcgccgggagCGGCAGGCGGGGCGCGGCGAGTGCGAGGGCGGCCGGCGTGTCCCTGCTCCCCGCGCGGCCGTCCAGGCCGCcgcgggacgacgacgacacggAGGCGCGGAGCCGGCCGAGGGCGGAGCGCGCGGATcggtgcacggcggcggcgagcagcctggtggcgcggcgcgggagggcggtgatggcggcggcggcggcgcgggaggcggaggagtaGTTGGAGGACTCCTTCCTGGCGAGCTTGAGGATCTCGAGGCGGTgcttggcgacggcgacgcccaTGGTGGCGAGGAACTCGTGATCGAGGTGGCGGACGTCGTCGGCGACCAGCTCGTTGCGCGCGAAGAGGAGCGCGTAGTCGAGAGCCACGTCCGGGTGCAGACCCGCCCTGCACAGCCACGCGTACCAGTCCAtggctcggcgtcggcgaggaaggTGACGTCGGCAGGAGGACAAGAAGCGCCGcagtggcggcagcgggcgcgcgatctggtgtgtgtgtgtgggtgggtgtATGTGTGGGTGTGTAGCGGCGTCACGTGAGGCGTGAGCCGGATTAAAACGGGCGTGCGAGGCGACTGGGCGAGGTTGTTGGAGGGCAGCAGCGGGtggtgtggatggtggtggtggcggtgcacGGCTCGGTGGGCCGCCCACCCACGGAAGAAGGGGCGTGCGCGTCGTCGTGTGCAAACAAAGCCGATC
Above is a genomic segment from Setaria viridis chromosome 4, Setaria_viridis_v4.0, whole genome shotgun sequence containing:
- the LOC117852918 gene encoding uncharacterized protein, with amino-acid sequence MDWYAWLCRAGLHPDVALDYALLFARNELVADDVRHLDHEFLATMGVAVAKHRLEILKLARKESSNYSSASRAAAAAITALPRRATRLLAAAVHRSARSALGRLRASVSSSSRGGLDGRAGSRDTPAALALAAPRLPLPARRRGGRVAHSWGKLVASPSPVAPRGGKPPLPMMLAHHVSKPVLLTSSCAATAKALPAPPATAVIAGCLTTTEALGCDDEEEDASCYADMEEEEMRWESMFQDLKPT